The following are from one region of the Littorina saxatilis isolate snail1 linkage group LG4, US_GU_Lsax_2.0, whole genome shotgun sequence genome:
- the LOC138964952 gene encoding ras-like GTP-binding protein rhoA, protein MADMCKKLVIVGDGACGKTSLLMTFSEDQSPVAHTPTVFEIFVVCSEVDAKQGKLSLWDTAGLEDYDRLRPLSYPDTHVILMCFAIGRPDSLRNIPAKWNPEVRHFCPNVPIILVGNKKDLRNDPATRQELERMKQSPVSQEEGKAVAERIGAAAYVECSAKTKDGVREVFETATREALKKTKKSKHNKKKCKIL, encoded by the exons ATGGCTGACATGTGCAAGAAGCTGGTGATCGTGGGAGATGGGGCGTGCGGCAAGACTTCTCTGCTCATGACTTTCAGCGAGGACCAGTCACCAGTCGCCCACACGCCAACAGTCTTCGAGATCTTTGTGGTTTGCAGTGAAGTCGATGCAAAACAG GGGAAACTGTCTCTATGGGACACAGCCGGGCTGGAAGACTACGACCGTCTCCGCCCCCTCTCCTATCCAGACACGCACGTCATCCTCATGTGCTTCGCAATCGGCAGACCCGACAGCCTGCGGAACATCCCGGCAAAATGGAACCCGGAAGTGCGTCACTTCTGCCCCAACGTTCCCATCATCCTGGTGGGCAACAAGAAGGACCTCCGCAACGACCCCGCCACGCGCCAAGAGCTGGAGAGGATGAAACAGTCCCCGGTCAGCCAAGAAGAGGGCAAGGCTGTGGCAGAGCGGATCGGAGCAGCGGCCTACGTGGAGTGCTCGGCCAAGACCAAGGATGGGGTGCGGGAAGTGTTCGAGACGGCCACCAGAGAAGCGCTCAAGAAGACCAAGAAGTCCAAGCATAACAAGAAAAAGTGCAAGATTCTGTGa